One genomic segment of Alosa sapidissima isolate fAloSap1 chromosome 13, fAloSap1.pri, whole genome shotgun sequence includes these proteins:
- the btf3 gene encoding transcription factor BTF3, which yields MKETIMNQEKLAKLQAQVRIGGKGTARRKKKVVHRTATADDKKLQFSLKKLGVNNISGIEEVNMFTSQGTVIHFNNPKVQASLAANTFTITGHAETKQLTEMLPSILNQLGADSLTSLRKLAENLPKQAGDGKAPIAGGEEDDDDVPDLVENFDEASKDEAN from the exons ATGAAAGAAACGATAATGAATCAGGAGAAACTCGCCAAACTGCAGGCACAAGTCCGCATCGGCGGAAAG GGAACAGCCCGCAGAAAGAAGAAGGTTGTCCACAGAACAGCCACTGCTGATGACAAGAAACTCCAGTTCTCTCTCAAGAAATTGGGAGTTAACAACATCTCTGGCATTGAGGAG GTGAACATGTTCACAAGTCAGGGGACAGTAATCCACTTCAACAACCCCAAAGTGCAGGCCTCCCTGGCAGCCAACACCTTCACCATCACCGGCCACGCTGAGACCAAGCAGCTGACAGAGATGCTGCCCAGCATCCTCAACCAGCTTGGAGCCGACAGCCTAACCAGCCTGAGGAAACTCGCCGAGAACCTGCCcaaacaag ctGGGGATGGTAAGGCACCAATcgctggaggagaggaagatgatgacGACGTTCCAG